A region of Paenibacillus sp. 37 DNA encodes the following proteins:
- a CDS encoding AraC family transcriptional regulator, whose protein sequence is MERFNYKKSQDVLALSASFTDFAYKKHCHEEYAVGVTLRGIQQYNLDGQYQASHQNGVMLFNREQSHDGSSYDKAGIDYVMLYLKPDLVEEIIGKKELRFGSPIVYDPELARNILMLNDAVQLRQDEAECSERVFNLVHLLAQKEMDTKLWLPQDNLVRKAKEIMFCSTEDVLKLDNLSSEFGMSKFQFIREFKAHAGISPYQFFLNCKVERARQSIEKQKDVYTAVADCGFVDLTHLNRHFKRVFGVTAYEYMLQLNFKN, encoded by the coding sequence ATGGAACGGTTTAACTATAAAAAGTCGCAAGACGTGCTGGCACTATCCGCCAGCTTTACTGATTTTGCATACAAAAAACATTGCCATGAAGAGTATGCGGTCGGCGTAACCCTGCGTGGCATTCAACAATACAACCTGGACGGACAATATCAGGCGTCTCACCAAAATGGTGTCATGTTATTCAACCGCGAACAGTCTCATGATGGAAGCTCCTATGATAAGGCTGGCATTGACTATGTGATGCTGTATTTGAAGCCGGATTTGGTAGAGGAGATTATAGGTAAAAAGGAATTGCGTTTTGGAAGTCCCATCGTCTATGACCCCGAGCTTGCACGTAACATTCTGATGCTGAACGATGCCGTTCAACTCAGACAGGACGAAGCCGAGTGCAGCGAACGGGTCTTCAATCTGGTTCACCTGCTGGCTCAGAAGGAAATGGACACCAAGCTCTGGTTGCCTCAGGACAACCTGGTCCGCAAAGCCAAGGAAATCATGTTTTGCAGCACCGAAGATGTGCTCAAGCTGGACAACCTGAGTTCCGAATTTGGCATGTCCAAGTTTCAATTTATCCGTGAATTCAAGGCACATGCAGGCATATCCCCCTACCAGTTTTTCTTAAACTGCAAAGTAGAGCGTGCCCGTCAGTCCATTGAAAAGCAGAAGGACGTATATACTGCTGTTGCCGATTGCGGATTTGTTGATCTGACCCATCTGAACCGGCATTTCAAACGGGTATTTGGTGTCACAGCCTATGAATACATGTTGCAGCTGAACTTTAAAAATTGA
- a CDS encoding substrate-binding domain-containing protein, translating to MKKMLLVYILLISAFALYVLRFEYTSQVNSSWEDRGLRGDIGETYIMITFQSGLEYWKSPLKGFEDAGDALGVTVEYRGATRYNAKEQTMVIEQAIARKPAGIAISAIDPQSLVPAINKAVDADIPVVLFDADAPDSEAYSFLGTDNYKSGVMAADKMAELLGREGEVAVLTLPGQQNHEERTKGFRDTIKKRYPSMQIVEVADGHGDAMVSRDETQRMMKEHPELAGIFVTEATGGAGAGEAVQTTGDRHPLQIISFDTNKATLDMIKNGTISATIAQGTWNMGYWSLQYLFHLHHQLTVPAPSSSGENAPLPVMVDTGISVVTRSDVDDYYAK from the coding sequence ATGAAAAAAATGCTGCTTGTTTACATTTTGCTAATCTCAGCATTTGCGTTGTATGTGTTGAGATTCGAATACACCAGTCAGGTAAACAGTTCATGGGAGGACCGTGGGCTGCGCGGTGATATCGGTGAGACGTATATCATGATTACATTCCAGTCCGGGCTGGAGTATTGGAAGAGCCCGCTCAAAGGATTCGAGGATGCCGGGGATGCACTTGGCGTGACCGTAGAATATCGCGGGGCTACCCGGTATAATGCGAAGGAGCAGACCATGGTAATCGAGCAGGCTATCGCTCGTAAACCCGCAGGCATTGCCATATCTGCAATCGATCCTCAATCGCTAGTACCAGCGATCAACAAGGCAGTCGACGCAGATATCCCTGTTGTCTTATTCGACGCGGATGCACCTGATAGCGAGGCCTATTCTTTTCTAGGGACAGATAATTACAAGTCAGGTGTAATGGCTGCCGATAAAATGGCTGAACTGCTGGGGCGTGAGGGAGAGGTCGCGGTATTAACCTTGCCTGGGCAACAAAATCATGAAGAGCGGACGAAGGGCTTCCGCGATACGATCAAGAAGAGATACCCTTCCATGCAGATCGTTGAAGTTGCAGACGGACACGGTGATGCGATGGTATCCAGAGACGAAACACAGAGAATGATGAAGGAACATCCCGAGCTGGCGGGTATTTTTGTGACTGAAGCCACCGGAGGAGCAGGGGCGGGGGAAGCCGTTCAAACTACCGGGGACAGACATCCATTGCAGATTATTTCGTTTGATACAAATAAGGCCACATTGGATATGATCAAGAACGGTACGATCTCAGCTACAATTGCACAGGGAACCTGGAATATGGGATATTGGTCACTCCAATATTTGTTCCATCTGCATCACCAGTTAACGGTTCCTGCCCCATCCTCATCCGGTGAAAATGCACCGCTTCCCGTGATGGTGGACACAGGGATCTCTGTGGTGACACGCTCGGATGTGGATGATTACTATGCCAAATAA
- a CDS encoding sensor histidine kinase: MPLRYQLMLLFLLFAIVPSVGLGLLVNWTVERVVERQVEGHTMQLIGKVNEALNSKMENLQNMTYLIAFEPDIDAFMNDKMPLNDDDADGEPINMGTIAETEQNRLYGIKQTLQGFTTLYPEIAGIVLVNASGDYISNEMYPRAEQSLIQENWYQEAAANPGIFMVLGQPKERNLTTHVRYKDDEIVSVARSITDEASGRVRGVIMIDLKLRSVSQAARNVTLGKSGYVMVTDAEGQSVYKPEHPLIEDIPTDWFPSGESGTFTAETEGGTLLFMYQSSTFTGWRTVGVFPTRDSISEVRQIQFYVVSFVFVVCLFGLSASSWFSRSIAQPIFRLMSYMRRAETGNLRPGRWSDRADEIGMLGNSYNRMLVQIRQLISLNELRERQKRDAEMRSLQEHIKPHFLYNTLDTIHWMARKEGAEDVSGMVGALSRLFRIGLSKGQDYIPLHSEIEHMTSYMQIQQTRYRDRLQYTLNVPEELRDLFVLKLLLQPLIENAIYHGIKGRRGPGHIRVEARLEHNRLLLTVQDNGAGMSNERLAEMQQLLEAPLASLEASTPGMTGKSYGMLNVQARLRLSFGDEYGIVLESQEGEGTNVTIIHPLMRELPTTKQISNEERQESEWENS; encoded by the coding sequence ATGCCTCTTCGATACCAGCTGATGCTGCTTTTTCTGCTATTTGCCATTGTACCTTCCGTAGGGCTTGGGTTGCTTGTGAACTGGACGGTGGAGCGGGTAGTTGAACGACAGGTTGAAGGGCATACCATGCAGCTGATTGGCAAAGTGAATGAAGCTCTGAACAGCAAAATGGAGAATTTGCAGAATATGACCTATCTGATTGCATTTGAGCCGGATATTGATGCTTTTATGAACGACAAAATGCCGTTGAATGATGATGATGCAGACGGTGAACCGATAAACATGGGCACAATTGCCGAAACGGAGCAAAATCGGTTATATGGCATCAAACAAACCTTGCAGGGATTCACAACATTGTATCCTGAAATCGCCGGGATTGTTCTCGTCAATGCAAGTGGTGACTATATTAGCAACGAGATGTATCCCCGAGCAGAGCAGAGCCTGATCCAGGAAAATTGGTACCAAGAAGCCGCAGCCAATCCGGGCATATTCATGGTATTGGGCCAGCCAAAAGAGCGTAATCTCACGACACATGTACGGTACAAGGATGATGAGATTGTATCGGTTGCGCGTTCCATCACGGATGAAGCGTCAGGGCGTGTGCGAGGCGTTATTATGATTGATCTAAAACTAAGGTCCGTCTCTCAGGCTGCCCGTAATGTAACCTTGGGGAAATCCGGTTATGTGATGGTGACGGATGCAGAAGGTCAAAGTGTATACAAGCCGGAGCACCCCCTAATAGAAGACATTCCCACAGACTGGTTCCCCTCCGGTGAGAGTGGAACATTTACCGCCGAAACAGAAGGTGGAACGTTATTATTCATGTATCAGTCGTCTACCTTTACGGGTTGGAGAACGGTAGGAGTATTTCCCACAAGAGACTCCATATCCGAAGTACGCCAAATCCAGTTTTACGTGGTTAGCTTTGTATTTGTGGTGTGTTTGTTTGGCCTGAGCGCCTCTTCATGGTTCTCCCGTTCCATTGCTCAGCCCATTTTCCGGCTCATGTCCTATATGCGCAGGGCGGAGACCGGCAATCTCAGACCAGGTCGCTGGAGCGACCGGGCTGACGAGATTGGCATGCTTGGCAACAGTTATAACCGAATGCTGGTACAGATTCGACAACTGATATCACTAAATGAATTGCGGGAGCGGCAGAAACGCGACGCTGAAATGCGAAGTTTGCAGGAGCATATCAAACCACACTTTTTGTACAATACCTTGGATACAATTCATTGGATGGCACGCAAAGAGGGTGCAGAAGATGTATCCGGCATGGTTGGTGCGTTATCTCGATTATTTCGTATAGGGCTTAGTAAAGGACAGGATTACATTCCGCTGCATTCCGAGATTGAGCATATGACCAGCTATATGCAAATTCAGCAGACACGATACCGCGATCGTCTTCAGTATACATTGAATGTTCCAGAGGAACTGCGGGATCTTTTTGTGTTAAAGCTGCTGCTTCAGCCCCTGATAGAGAATGCAATCTATCATGGAATCAAGGGCAGGCGTGGGCCAGGACACATTCGGGTGGAGGCCAGATTGGAACATAACAGACTGCTGCTGACCGTTCAGGATAATGGAGCAGGCATGTCCAACGAACGGCTTGCCGAGATGCAGCAGCTGCTCGAAGCTCCTTTGGCAAGTTTGGAAGCGTCTACGCCTGGGATGACAGGCAAAAGTTATGGAATGTTGAATGTGCAGGCCCGTCTCCGGCTGTCCTTTGGCGATGAGTACGGTATTGTGCTGGAGAGCCAGGAAGGGGAAGGAACTAATGTGACCATTATTCATCCGTTGATGCGAGAGCTCCCGACAACCAAGCAAATCAGTAACGAAGAGAGGCAGGAGAGTGAATGGGAAAATTCATGA
- a CDS encoding LysE family translocator, which yields MNLASFLIYCIVVTFTPGPSNIVILSSTQIVGARKTMRYVWGATLAFGLLLTASAFLNQLLAGVLPGILKVMQIVGGLYMVYLAYQIYKMGTTEDAPKQVTGFWNGFIMQFVNPKVVLFTFTVIPSYVLPFYQSSFSSFLFVLLITFIGFLAYSSWVVFGTVFRTLLNRHQKLLSILMALFLLYSAIIVSGLI from the coding sequence ATGAATCTTGCATCTTTTTTAATCTACTGCATCGTTGTTACATTCACCCCTGGCCCCAGCAATATCGTAATTCTTTCTTCTACACAGATCGTTGGCGCACGAAAAACAATGCGCTATGTCTGGGGAGCTACGTTGGCATTTGGTCTGCTGCTTACCGCTTCAGCTTTTCTTAATCAGCTTCTTGCGGGAGTGTTACCTGGAATTCTGAAGGTGATGCAGATTGTCGGCGGCCTTTACATGGTGTATCTGGCGTACCAGATCTACAAAATGGGTACCACCGAGGATGCACCGAAACAAGTTACCGGATTCTGGAACGGTTTTATCATGCAATTTGTGAATCCAAAGGTCGTCTTGTTTACTTTCACTGTCATTCCAAGTTATGTATTGCCCTTTTATCAAAGTTCATTTTCTTCGTTCCTGTTCGTGCTGCTGATTACATTCATTGGATTTCTGGCCTATTCCAGTTGGGTTGTTTTTGGCACGGTTTTCAGAACGTTGCTGAATCGCCACCAAAAATTACTGAGTATTCTCATGGCACTTTTTTTGTTATACTCAGCCATTATAGTATCCGGATTAATCTAA